One segment of Synechococcales cyanobacterium T60_A2020_003 DNA contains the following:
- a CDS encoding flippase-like domain-containing protein: MKRLISILVSLTILAMIYWKIDVASLIEVFRECDRLWMVISLGMVVPITMITAWRLQQLVPTGSFIGFGEANKLILAASVLNMVLPSKMGDIAKAYFMRDRGHLPGSLALSLVVFEKACDLLSLLLWCVFGLMLYPNKDWVFWVMTVSVLVGLILGLLLLGSRGFAHFFFVSAGKIAPKGLRQKLVKLSHAWDDMHDYFWSDRRRLFKISATSIFIWFLHLLQIWFFILALNAWVPFLTNLALSPLAILTGLLPLTFAGVGTRDAALIWFYQPYFDAPTAAALGVLCTSRYLLPAIGGLPFLQQYLATVRSEGK; encoded by the coding sequence ATGAAGCGACTTATCTCTATCCTCGTCAGCCTGACCATCCTGGCGATGATCTACTGGAAAATTGACGTTGCCAGCCTGATCGAGGTGTTCCGAGAGTGCGATCGCCTCTGGATGGTGATCAGCCTCGGCATGGTTGTCCCCATCACGATGATCACGGCATGGCGACTTCAGCAACTCGTTCCTACCGGGTCATTTATTGGATTTGGCGAAGCCAACAAGCTAATCCTGGCGGCCAGCGTCCTGAATATGGTACTGCCCTCGAAAATGGGTGATATTGCCAAAGCCTACTTCATGCGCGATCGCGGCCATCTGCCGGGTTCCCTGGCTCTGTCCTTGGTCGTGTTTGAAAAAGCCTGCGACCTGCTGTCCCTGCTGTTGTGGTGCGTATTTGGCCTCATGCTCTATCCCAATAAGGACTGGGTCTTTTGGGTGATGACCGTTAGCGTATTAGTCGGGCTAATTTTGGGACTTTTGCTCCTGGGTTCCCGTGGGTTTGCCCATTTCTTCTTCGTATCCGCAGGCAAAATTGCGCCTAAAGGACTGCGCCAAAAACTAGTGAAACTGAGCCACGCCTGGGATGACATGCATGACTATTTTTGGAGCGATCGCCGCCGCCTGTTCAAAATTAGCGCGACCTCGATCTTCATTTGGTTCCTGCACCTGCTCCAAATCTGGTTCTTCATCCTAGCGCTGAATGCCTGGGTTCCCTTCCTGACGAACCTCGCCCTTTCACCGTTGGCGATTTTGACCGGATTGCTGCCCCTCACCTTTGCCGGAGTTGGGACACGGGATGCCGCATTGATCTGGTTTTACCAGCCCTATTTTGATGCGCCCACTGCCGCTGCCTTGGGTGTTCTCTGCACCTCGCGGTATCTCCTGCCTGCGATCGGGGGATTGCCCTTCTTGCAGCAATACCTGGCAACGGTTCGCAGCGAGGGGAAGTAA